The Anaerobaca lacustris DNA window AGTCATGTACCGACGCGCAGCGAAAGCAGATGGTCTACCTCATCGCAGGCCAGTCTCATCCGGAATTCGTCAAGGCCGAAGGCGGTGAACTGCACCGGCAGTTCGTAGCGACGATCGAGAAGGCCCTGGACGAAGCACAGGTGACGTGGTGCCGGACCAAGGAACTGGGCAGCGCCGGTTTCGCGGACTACGACGTCATCTTTCTCGACTCCTTCCTCGACGAGAACACGCTGCTGCGGCTCTACGGCGCCACGAACGTCATGCTGCTGCCCTATCTGAACACGCAGCAGATTTCCAGCGGCATCCTGGCCGACACGCTGGGTTCGGGCCGCATCGCGGTGACGACGAAGTTCCGCTACGCCAGGGAGCTGATCCACTCGAACAAGAAGTGTCCCGAAGGCCTGATCATCGGCCGCTACTCACGAGGCATCCTTGTCGATCCGGGCGAACCGGCCGTCGAGCAGATCGCCCAGGCGCTCGACTACCTGGTGTTCAGCGAAAAGAAGCGATTCATGATGGAACGCCAAGCCCATCAGAGAGGCTATCAGATGCGATGGAACAACAGCGCCTGGGCCCTGCTGCAATACGTCGACTTCATCAAGGACCAGAAAGAGATCGTCACCGGTCGAGGCCTCAAGTTCACCCGCGAGAAGCCGTCGAAGCTGGACGTGCACAAGTACCGACGCATTCACGTAACGACCACCGTGGACGCCATCACACAGGAACTCAAGACCGGCAAGCCGTCGTAAGGCAAGAGCCATCCCCAAGCCTCGCTCGAGGCTGCCACACGAGCAACGGGCTGGTTTCGCGAACTTGTCTTACAGCTTGACGAGCTTCCCTGTGCGGGCCGATTCGTAAACCGCGAGAATCACCGCGACCGCCTTTCGGGCCTCGGGGCCGTCGATCCAGAACTCCTCGCCGCTTTCGAGCGCATCAAGGAACGCTCTGAAATTTCTCGTGTGATTCTCATAACTGATCGCCGCCGGATCGGAGACCCCGCCGCCCCCATCGATCTTCATGAACTGCTTGCGGACCTCGATATCGTCCGGCTGCTTGTCGGCGAACTCCCACAGTGTGATGCTGTTCTCGACGTTGATCGCGGTACCCTTGGTCCCGGTGATCTCGAAGCGACGGTACTGGCCCGGAAACGACGACGTCGTCCCGTAGATGATGCCCAGCGCGCCGGTCGAGTAACGAAGGACCGCCGTCGCCGTGTCCTCGGCCTCCATTTTGTGGCCGAGCGTCGCGGTAAACGCCTGCACTGACTCGATGGGCGGCATCAGATCGCACAGCATGTCGATCATGTGGATCGACTGGTTCATCAGCGCCCCGCCGCCGTCGAGCTTCCAGGTCCCATGCCAGGAATCCTTGTAATACTCGTCGGTCCGCCACCAGGGGACATAGACGCCCGCGTAGGTGATGGTTCCGAACCGCCCCGATTGGATCGCGTCGCGCAGTGGAAGCATGAGATTGTTGAAGCGATAGGGGAAGATCCCACCGAGACGCGTCCCGGCCTTCTCATGGGCCGCAACCATTGCGTCGATACGATCCAGCGTGATCTCCAGTGGCTTCTCGCACAGCACGTGCTTGCCCGCCTGCGCCGCTGCGATCGTCGGCTCCATGTGCAGACCGCTCGGTGTCGCGATGGTGACGATGTCCACGTCCTCGCTCTTGACCATGTCGTCATAGTTGTCGAACGCCTTGGCGCCGTACTTGTCCGCCAGCGCCTTGGCCCGGTCGAAGACCTTGTCGCAACAGGCGGTGAACTTCGCATTCGGAATGTCGCCGATGGCCCTGGCATGAAAATCGGCGATCAAGCCCGATCCCACGATCCCAAAATTCCATGTCTTCATCGAAATCTCCTCTGGTGCAAGGAATCAGTCACACGCCAGACCCACTTGGTCGGCCAGCTTGCGGACGGCGGCGATGGCCTTGGCGAACAGCTCCGGCCCGGTCGAGCCGCCGAACTGCCCACCCGTCTTGAGGTGAGGCTCCATCGTCATGCAGCCGTCGTAGTTCATCGCCACCAGCTCGGCGAGCAGCTCCTTGATCTGCCCGTCGCCCTGCCCCGGCAGACTACCGACGTCGGGCGCGCCGAGCTTCCAGTCCTTGATGTGAATGTGCACCACGTAGGGCTTCATCACGGGCCAGCAGACCTCGACGTTGTTGGTGATCTTCTCGCCCCAGACGAAATTGGCGGGGTCGTAAGCCAGCCGCAGCCGGTCGGACCCGACGGCCTCGACCAGATCGGCGCAGTTCTCGGCGGTGTGGCCGTAGATATGGGCCTCGTTCTCATGCACCATCGTCACGTCGGTGCCTTCGACCACCTGTACCTTGGCCGCCATGCGCTCCAGCACCTGATCGCGATAGTCGTCGATGTTCTTGCCCTCGGGCGCGTAGTAACTGAACATCCGAATGAACGGCGTCTCGAAGAACTGCGCCAGATCGACGGCATGCTTGAACTTGTCGAGGTGCGGCTCGAATGGCTCATCCAGGCGAACTTTGCCGATCGGCGAGCCGATCGCGCTGACCTTCAGCCCGCGATCGCAGATCATCTTGCGGGCCTCGTCCAGCTCCGACCGGTTCAGGTCCATGATGTTCTTGCGATTGACGAACCGCGGCTCGATATAGCCGACCCGCTCTTTCGCCAGGAACTCTACCTGCGAACGGAAATCTTCCGTCACTTCATCAGCAAAGGCACTCAGTTTGGCCATGTTCAGCTACTCCCACATTCGTTTCAGAGACTTCTGTCACTTCGAATAACTCGCGGCCTTCTCAGGTAGTTGGCGATCGATCTCGTCGAGCCGATAGCCGAATCCCGGTCCGCTCAGCGTAGACAGGTCCACCTGCCCATCGCGTCGGCAATACAGGCCCGGATGGACGGCCTCCTCCGGCGCTGAGGCGGCCGGGTAGAACTGCATCGCGTTGGTCTCGACCCCCATAATCGTGCCGGCGTGGGCCGCCAGCCGGCAATGGGGCACCTGGGCCAGCATCGGGTTGGTCAGGTCCTGGACCATGAGCGTCATGCCATGGGCCTTGGCCCAGCACAAACTCAACAGCGCCCCGGTCTGGGTCTTGCACGTCTTGAGCGCCACGCCCGTCCAGCCCAGTTCGCGACCGAGTCGGATCAATCGCCAGTCGTGGGCGCTTTCGTCCATGAACAGGGGCTTGCGGGCCGCGACACTGTGCACGTCGATCCGGTTCGCCTCCAGATCATACGGGAACGGCTGCTCGACGTAGAGAATCATCTGATAGATGTGCGGCTGCTCCCACAGAAGCCTGTCCAGAATCGCGTCGACGTAGTCCGGGTCGGTCACGGTGCAGTTGAAATCGCTCGTCAGCCAGATCGCTCCGTTCTCGATGGCGATCTCCCCGACGCGGACCAGCCGGTCGAAGTCCCACTCGGCGTCGTCGCCGCGAAGCTTCACCTTCAGACACATCAGGCCGTCCCGCTGGATCCAGTCGGCCAGCAGCACTGGATAGCCGTCGTCGGGCTCGGCACCAGTCAGTTCGGAGGCGTCGAGCAAATCCTTGCCACCGACCAGGTGCCAGGCGGGTAGAACTAAAGGCGGATCGGCAACCAGGAAGTCCGCCGGATATTGCCCCGCGAACGACACCTTGCTGCCTGCCGCCGGCTCCAGGAAATGGGCCAGATCGACGTTCATGAACTCGGCATTGTAGGTCGTGTAGATGTCGCGAGCGAGGAGCCTGCCGTAAGCGTCGTGCAGGGCGATATCGAAGGCCGAGCAACAGACCAGGGCCGCCAGCCAGGGCATCGGCTCGGCGCCGGCCCCCCGCTCGGCGTTGAACCGCTCGAGCAGTCCGTCGAGAATGGATTCGATGAAGGTGTGGCCGAGTTCGAGGGGGTGCCCCTCGGCGGAGAGATGGGCCCAGGCCTCCGCCAGGATCGTGCAGAACCGCTGCATGGCGTCACAGCGTTCCTGGTAGCCCAAGCGGCTGGGCCAGACCCACTGCACGCTCAAGGGCGTCTCGCCCCAGCCTTCGGCCCGCCGACCCTTCCGGTCCGTCACACCCATGCAGACCCGCGCACAGATCACCGAGGTCAGCGTCTCGGGCCCGAACTTCAGCGGCACCCGCGTCTGCACGGGGAGGAAATACAGGTCCGTAGAGACGGTGCGGATGTCGGTCTGCATATCACCTCTTTCACCTGACAGGACAGCCCTTGCGATCGCCCCGGTGGCGTAAGAAAAGGTGTATAGGCCCAGCGCGACCCTGTCAACCCAAACTTGGGCTCCGCCGCCGCGTGGGGACGAGGCAGGCCGCGCCTCTGCCGGTGCGTAGCGGGCGGAAACCACGCCTGAGACTGCCGTTTTTTGGCGCTTGCGTCGCCTGCCGGAACCCCTATAATCAACGGAGTTTTGTCTATGGGAGACACCATTTTGTGGGGTACATGAAGTTTGGCAGACAGACTCGCCCAACACACTTCGTCCACGGCACAGTTGAATTGAAAGGAGTAGGTATGGCAATCAACCGCAAGTTGAGAATGGGTTTGGTTGGCGGAGGCCCAGGAGCATTCATCGGCGAGGTGCATCGCAAAGCCTCCCGTCTGGACGGGGAAATCGAGCTGGTGGCCGGAGCGTTCGACATTGACCCCAAGAAGTCACAACAGATGGGCAAGCAGCTCTATCTCGACCCCAAGCGCGTCTACAACACGTACCAGGACATGCTCAAGGCCGAGTCGGCCCTGCCGGAAGGCGACCGGATAGACTTCGTTGCCGTGACGACGCCGAACAATTGGCACTTCCCCATCGCGCGCGACGCGCTCAAGGCCGGATTTCACGTGATGTGCGAGAAGCCGATGACCCTGACCAGCAAGGAGGCCAAGGAACTGCAAACACTGGTCGAAAAGAAGGGCCTGGTCTTCGGACTGATGCACAACTACACGGGCTACCCCATGGTCAAGCTCGCACGTGACATGGTCAAGAAGAACGACGTCGGCAAGATCCGCAAGGTCGTGGTCCAGTACCCGCAGGGCTGGCTCGCCACGGCGCTGGAGAAGACCGGACAGATGCAGGCGAGCT harbors:
- a CDS encoding sugar phosphate isomerase/epimerase family protein, encoding MAKLSAFADEVTEDFRSQVEFLAKERVGYIEPRFVNRKNIMDLNRSELDEARKMICDRGLKVSAIGSPIGKVRLDEPFEPHLDKFKHAVDLAQFFETPFIRMFSYYAPEGKNIDDYRDQVLERMAAKVQVVEGTDVTMVHENEAHIYGHTAENCADLVEAVGSDRLRLAYDPANFVWGEKITNNVEVCWPVMKPYVVHIHIKDWKLGAPDVGSLPGQGDGQIKELLAELVAMNYDGCMTMEPHLKTGGQFGGSTGPELFAKAIAAVRKLADQVGLACD
- a CDS encoding enolase C-terminal domain-like protein, giving the protein MQTDIRTVSTDLYFLPVQTRVPLKFGPETLTSVICARVCMGVTDRKGRRAEGWGETPLSVQWVWPSRLGYQERCDAMQRFCTILAEAWAHLSAEGHPLELGHTFIESILDGLLERFNAERGAGAEPMPWLAALVCCSAFDIALHDAYGRLLARDIYTTYNAEFMNVDLAHFLEPAAGSKVSFAGQYPADFLVADPPLVLPAWHLVGGKDLLDASELTGAEPDDGYPVLLADWIQRDGLMCLKVKLRGDDAEWDFDRLVRVGEIAIENGAIWLTSDFNCTVTDPDYVDAILDRLLWEQPHIYQMILYVEQPFPYDLEANRIDVHSVAARKPLFMDESAHDWRLIRLGRELGWTGVALKTCKTQTGALLSLCWAKAHGMTLMVQDLTNPMLAQVPHCRLAAHAGTIMGVETNAMQFYPAASAPEEAVHPGLYCRRDGQVDLSTLSGPGFGYRLDEIDRQLPEKAASYSK
- a CDS encoding Gfo/Idh/MocA family protein, which translates into the protein MKTWNFGIVGSGLIADFHARAIGDIPNAKFTACCDKVFDRAKALADKYGAKAFDNYDDMVKSEDVDIVTIATPSGLHMEPTIAAAQAGKHVLCEKPLEITLDRIDAMVAAHEKAGTRLGGIFPYRFNNLMLPLRDAIQSGRFGTITYAGVYVPWWRTDEYYKDSWHGTWKLDGGGALMNQSIHMIDMLCDLMPPIESVQAFTATLGHKMEAEDTATAVLRYSTGALGIIYGTTSSFPGQYRRFEITGTKGTAINVENSITLWEFADKQPDDIEVRKQFMKIDGGGGVSDPAAISYENHTRNFRAFLDALESGEEFWIDGPEARKAVAVILAVYESARTGKLVKL